A window of Ignisphaera sp. contains these coding sequences:
- a CDS encoding NAD(P)H-hydrate dehydratase translates to MLSKYVLKICSVEEMKRIDEDTAKICGIDHLLLMEDAGSAVFSAIVKEIGDVLYKRFLVVAGTGNNGGDALVAGRRIYSAGGDVKVVVVGDVSRATELCRKNLELVKALGIEVVNVSTSEELDRLRKLLDWCEYVVVGLIGIGLRGEVRGLYREVIEEINRWGKPVVSIDIPSGIDGNNGLVRGVAIKSWLTVTLGLPKYGNILYPGYSYCGKLYVSFLSYPRNLLEDIKTELNTPIQPPERVKWGHKGVFGKFLAVAGSRYYYGAPYYVSYSFLKAGGGYSRLATPKSVVPYIAARCSEVVYIPLEETAEGSIALSNLEHILDIVEEYSIDIVAVGPGISLNQESQQLVRELITHIDRPVIVDGDGITAVARDIEIIRKRKAQTVITPHLAEFSRLIGLEIKNIQENPIGILRKSCRELNAYIVLKGAHSLIGYPDGYVYINMTGNPGMAKAGSGDVLTGAIAAMYGIGYRDIGLATRMGVLIHGLAGDLAADDIGEDGVTPDDIMNYLPRAVKLLRENHRAIIDRYFPKLV, encoded by the coding sequence ATGTTGTCAAAATATGTGTTGAAGATCTGTAGTGTTGAAGAGATGAAGAGAATTGATGAAGATACTGCAAAAATTTGTGGTATAGATCATCTTCTGCTTATGGAGGATGCAGGTTCAGCTGTTTTCTCGGCTATAGTTAAGGAAATTGGTGATGTTCTTTATAAGAGATTTCTTGTTGTAGCTGGTACAGGAAATAATGGTGGTGATGCTCTTGTTGCTGGTAGAAGGATCTACTCAGCTGGAGGAGATGTGAAGGTGGTTGTTGTTGGTGATGTTTCGAGAGCTACTGAGTTATGTAGAAAGAATCTAGAGCTTGTTAAGGCCTTGGGTATAGAGGTTGTAAATGTGTCTACTTCAGAAGAATTGGATAGATTGAGGAAACTTCTTGATTGGTGTGAATATGTGGTTGTAGGTCTTATAGGTATAGGTTTGAGGGGAGAGGTGAGGGGTCTATATAGAGAGGTTATAGAGGAGATAAATAGGTGGGGCAAACCTGTCGTAAGTATCGATATTCCTTCTGGTATCGATGGAAATAACGGGCTTGTTAGAGGTGTTGCTATTAAATCTTGGCTAACTGTTACATTGGGTCTACCTAAGTATGGAAACATTCTGTATCCTGGATACAGTTACTGTGGTAAGCTGTATGTATCTTTTCTATCGTATCCACGTAACCTTCTAGAAGATATAAAGACAGAACTGAATACACCTATACAACCTCCAGAAAGAGTTAAGTGGGGACATAAAGGTGTGTTTGGGAAGTTTCTAGCTGTTGCTGGTTCTAGATATTACTATGGTGCACCATACTATGTATCTTACTCTTTTCTTAAAGCAGGTGGAGGTTACTCTAGATTAGCTACACCTAAATCAGTTGTACCATATATTGCTGCTAGATGTAGTGAGGTAGTTTATATACCTCTTGAAGAAACAGCTGAAGGATCTATAGCTCTCAGTAATCTCGAACATATTCTGGATATTGTAGAAGAATACAGTATAGATATAGTTGCTGTAGGTCCTGGTATATCTCTCAATCAAGAATCTCAACAACTTGTCAGAGAACTTATTACACATATAGATAGACCTGTTATAGTTGATGGTGACGGTATAACAGCTGTAGCAAGAGATATAGAAATCATTAGGAAGAGGAAAGCACAAACAGTAATAACGCCTCATCTAGCTGAATTCTCTCGTTTGATAGGTCTCGAAATCAAGAATATCCAAGAAAATCCTATAGGCATTCTTAGAAAATCATGTAGAGAATTAAATGCATATATAGTGCTTAAAGGTGCTCATAGCCTTATAGGGTACCCAGATGGCTATGTATATATAAATATGACTGGAAACCCCGGAATGGCTAAAGCTGGTTCAGGTGATGTTTTAACAGGAGCTATAGCGGCTATGTATGGTATAGGTTATAGAGATATAGGATTGGCAACAAGAATGGGTGTGCTTATACATGGATTAGCAGGTGATTTAGCAGCAGATGATATTGGTGAAGATGGTGTAACACCAGACGATATAATGAACTATCTACCTAGAGCTGTGAAACTATTGAGAGAGAATCATAGAGCTATAATAGATAGATACTTCCCCAAACTTGTTTGA
- a CDS encoding molybdenum cofactor guanylyltransferase, whose translation MISVAVLAGGSSTRFFVNKLFYPFKGRPLIMYIIERLGLCRNVMKVIAIASPYNVHNLVDLGVETVVDNLCIGPIGGIYIATKMFNRVLVIGGDMPNISCSYIEKIDELCVKDAYACIPTWGGVYMEPLAAIYTNKITNIIEYGIASTEYSIQRLLRKLKVDVQFIHIDTELSEYREVFRSINTLEDIEEIMG comes from the coding sequence ATGATATCTGTAGCTGTTTTAGCTGGAGGAAGCTCCACTAGATTCTTTGTGAATAAGCTCTTCTATCCTTTTAAAGGTAGACCTCTGATTATGTACATAATTGAGCGCCTTGGATTATGTAGAAACGTTATGAAGGTTATAGCCATAGCTTCCCCATATAATGTACATAATCTAGTCGATCTAGGTGTAGAGACAGTTGTAGACAATCTGTGTATAGGACCTATTGGAGGTATATATATAGCCACAAAGATGTTTAATAGAGTTCTTGTTATAGGAGGTGATATGCCTAACATTAGCTGTAGCTATATAGAGAAGATAGATGAATTATGTGTTAAAGATGCCTATGCATGTATACCAACTTGGGGAGGAGTATATATGGAGCCTCTTGCAGCAATATACACCAATAAGATAACTAATATAATTGAATACGGTATAGCAAGTACTGAATACAGTATACAGAGACTGTTAAGGAAACTTAAAGTAGATGTACAGTTCATACATATAGATACAGAATTAAGCGAGTATAGAGAGGTCTTTAGAAGTATCAATACTCTAGAAGATATAGAAGAGATAATGGGTTAA
- a CDS encoding RsmB/NOP family class I SAM-dependent RNA methyltransferase has translation MSIITIVPRDIIALIKATRYGEEVKPSQQAKRKVFEEEGIAGTYKDRILTAIFYDIWRRMGIIDRIAIEFTNVSDIAVLDPWLRAALRVAIELLVFEKFVRDRDRDTRNLFIKYLKGPVASFLSNITHPYVGMYFWKLVDRLATYRYEPRDLYLKWEYRYLVSEFIIKKLVELMGREETKKFLQAVNRVPPISVRVNILKASVDEVVKTLREEGLEPVVGRYVPTVVKFRGPYDFNRSRLFNEGKIVIQDEASAVASIVLDPKPGEIVVDLCAAPGGKTEYMAELMNNNGTIYAFDIDKNRIARMKKLLNKTGIDIVKVYEEDGRKASKIIGEDVADKVLVDPPCTSTGTIAKNHEVRWRVVYERIDDVQRLQIELLETAIKLVKPGGRILYTVCSIFREEGEDVIRYILDRYSDKVFLIPLTRPFDPGFLKGTMRAWPHRHSVNGFFYALLEKKQ, from the coding sequence ATGAGTATTATAACAATAGTTCCGAGAGATATCATTGCCCTTATTAAAGCTACTAGATATGGTGAAGAAGTAAAGCCTAGTCAACAAGCTAAAAGAAAGGTATTCGAGGAAGAAGGTATCGCTGGTACATATAAAGATAGAATCTTGACAGCTATATTCTACGATATATGGAGACGTATGGGTATAATAGATAGAATAGCTATAGAGTTTACCAATGTTAGTGATATAGCTGTACTAGATCCTTGGTTAAGAGCTGCTTTAAGAGTAGCTATAGAGCTACTCGTTTTCGAGAAATTCGTTAGAGATAGAGATAGAGATACTAGAAATCTGTTTATAAAGTATTTGAAGGGACCTGTAGCTAGTTTTCTATCCAATATTACACACCCTTATGTGGGTATGTACTTCTGGAAACTTGTTGACCGATTAGCTACCTATAGATATGAACCTAGAGATCTCTACCTTAAATGGGAATATAGATACCTAGTTTCTGAATTCATTATAAAGAAGCTTGTAGAGCTTATGGGCAGAGAAGAGACAAAGAAGTTTCTTCAAGCTGTAAACAGAGTTCCTCCGATAAGTGTTAGAGTCAATATACTCAAAGCATCGGTTGATGAAGTTGTTAAAACACTTAGAGAAGAAGGTTTAGAACCAGTAGTAGGTAGATATGTACCAACTGTAGTGAAGTTTAGAGGGCCTTATGATTTCAATAGATCTAGGCTATTCAATGAGGGTAAGATAGTTATTCAAGATGAGGCATCAGCTGTAGCCTCTATTGTACTTGATCCAAAACCAGGTGAAATAGTTGTAGATCTATGTGCTGCACCAGGAGGAAAGACTGAGTATATGGCTGAGCTTATGAATAATAATGGAACTATATATGCTTTCGATATAGATAAGAATAGGATAGCCAGGATGAAGAAGCTTCTGAATAAAACAGGAATAGATATTGTTAAGGTGTATGAAGAGGATGGAAGAAAAGCTTCAAAAATAATTGGTGAAGATGTGGCAGACAAAGTTCTTGTTGATCCTCCTTGCACATCTACAGGAACTATAGCGAAGAATCATGAAGTTAGGTGGAGAGTTGTCTATGAAAGAATAGATGATGTTCAGAGACTTCAGATAGAGCTTCTAGAGACAGCTATAAAGCTTGTGAAACCTGGTGGAAGAATACTGTATACTGTATGTTCTATATTTAGAGAAGAAGGTGAAGACGTTATTAGATACATTCTTGATAGATATAGCGATAAAGTGTTTCTTATACCATTAACTAGACCCTTCGATCCCGGCTTTCTCAAAGGCACAATGAGAGCGTGGCCTCATAGACATTCTGTCAACGGATTCTTTTACGCACTTCTAGAGAAAAAACAATGA
- a CDS encoding PLP-dependent aminotransferase family protein, with amino-acid sequence MIDYKKYRSRDGEHVASIVARYSLQFLEDKSIISFAGGLPDPSTFPIVELKRIVIEVLESYGADALQYMPSRGISIYMNELVDFLYRTRGIKASLENVLVTTGSQQAIDIVARMYLDENDVVVVEEPTYIAALNVFRARKPRFIGIPIDDEGMKTEILVEKLRRLRSDGDKVKIVYTVPTAQNPSGVTLSIERRKHLIELAEEFDFLIIEDDAYGLVIFDEGTSVPPLYTLDRSGRVIYIGSLSKVLTPGLRLGHIIAAKEVIDSLETFKQIADLHTPSFNQYIAAFALRERIIEKNIEKIKSIYRLKRNTMIESIEEYFPKEAWWTKPIGGMFVWVKLNRDIDTEKLLPKAFSRGVLYVPGKGFYHNENGHDTMRLNFTYPTVEQIRIGIERLSEVIRNEE; translated from the coding sequence ATGATAGACTATAAAAAGTATAGATCAAGAGATGGAGAACATGTAGCTTCAATAGTAGCTAGATACTCGCTTCAGTTTCTAGAAGATAAATCGATAATAAGTTTTGCTGGAGGGTTACCAGATCCCTCCACATTTCCTATAGTAGAGCTCAAGAGGATAGTGATAGAGGTTCTAGAGAGTTATGGAGCTGATGCTCTTCAGTATATGCCAAGTAGAGGTATATCGATATACATGAATGAGTTAGTAGACTTTCTCTATAGGACGCGGGGAATAAAGGCATCGCTAGAGAATGTTTTAGTGACAACAGGTTCTCAACAAGCCATAGATATTGTGGCTAGAATGTATTTAGATGAAAACGATGTGGTTGTTGTTGAGGAGCCTACCTATATAGCTGCACTTAATGTATTTAGAGCTAGAAAACCTAGGTTCATTGGTATTCCAATAGATGATGAAGGTATGAAGACAGAAATTCTTGTAGAAAAACTTAGGAGGCTTAGATCCGATGGAGATAAGGTTAAGATCGTCTACACAGTTCCTACAGCTCAAAACCCATCGGGTGTAACACTATCTATTGAGAGAAGAAAGCATCTAATTGAGCTTGCTGAAGAATTTGATTTCCTGATAATCGAAGATGATGCATATGGTTTAGTGATATTTGATGAAGGTACCTCAGTCCCCCCACTCTACACACTAGATAGATCTGGAAGAGTTATCTACATAGGTTCATTAAGTAAGGTACTGACACCAGGTCTTAGACTAGGTCATATCATAGCAGCTAAAGAAGTTATAGATAGTCTCGAGACGTTTAAACAGATAGCAGATCTACATACACCTTCATTCAATCAATACATAGCTGCTTTTGCGTTGAGGGAAAGAATCATAGAGAAGAATATAGAGAAGATAAAGTCTATCTATAGATTAAAGAGAAACACAATGATAGAATCCATAGAGGAGTACTTTCCAAAAGAAGCTTGGTGGACAAAACCTATAGGAGGTATGTTTGTATGGGTTAAACTCAATAGAGATATAGATACAGAGAAACTTCTACCTAAGGCATTCAGTAGAGGCGTTCTCTATGTACCTGGAAAAGGGTTCTACCACAACGAAAATGGTCACGATACAATGAGACTCAACTTCACATACCCAACAGTTGAACAGATAAGAATAGGGATAGAGAGATTATCAGAAGTAATCAGAAACGAAGAATAA
- a CDS encoding DUF973 family protein, whose amino-acid sequence MESSQSSVSTESKSIAIEGLRKLRTGAIIFIVATLLVGATLIVAISAILATAFAEGETGVLMGLTTVLGLAIVGFILNLVGLFGFMIPGVSKLVKWNEKFSTSSKLLKIGYGGGIVLLLIAIIIILAGAFALNPGIILGGLALAVIGGIVLFIGYIGLIILSFKLNDIFKVTSLMVAGILFVIGIFVGILQFVAWILMFVGLGSAIEKLESGSV is encoded by the coding sequence ATGGAATCATCACAATCTTCTGTAAGTACAGAAAGTAAGTCCATAGCTATAGAGGGGCTCAGGAAACTCAGGACAGGAGCCATAATATTCATAGTAGCAACACTACTGGTAGGTGCCACACTTATAGTGGCAATATCTGCAATACTGGCAACAGCCTTTGCTGAAGGCGAGACGGGGGTGCTCATGGGTTTAACTACGGTGCTAGGATTAGCTATAGTTGGTTTCATACTGAATTTGGTTGGTCTATTCGGATTTATGATTCCAGGTGTATCAAAATTAGTGAAATGGAATGAGAAGTTCTCTACATCTTCAAAACTCCTAAAGATAGGGTATGGTGGAGGAATAGTACTACTGTTAATAGCCATAATAATCATTCTTGCTGGTGCATTTGCGTTAAACCCTGGAATCATTTTGGGGGGTTTAGCATTAGCAGTTATAGGGGGTATAGTGCTCTTTATTGGTTACATAGGTTTGATAATTCTATCATTTAAACTCAACGATATATTTAAAGTTACTTCATTAATGGTGGCAGGCATACTATTCGTAATAGGTATATTTGTGGGTATATTGCAGTTTGTGGC